aaattaattgttGTTTGTCTTAGATGTAAAGAATTCAATATGAGATAAGCCCAAACAGTTAAGGATAGCTGGTACCTCTGGTTCATAATATCTGTTGCTTGAGCCGTTTACACAGGAATTTAAGGAACCTAAATTCAAGACTGATTGCAAAATTCTTTATCAAAATACCCTTGGTGTAAATGTTTCGTTATCTTTAGTGCTTAACGTTGTGTGGAGGGTAAAGATGATAACTGGTTAATAATGCTACATTGAAATGTGAGAATGGTAAATTACTGAACAAACAAAGTGTCTTCAGTTAAGGTAGTCATAAGTAAATAGGGTTTGTTATGAACCGAAGGACTTGGATTCATGGTCTCAAACTCGATATCCATTTGCCTCCTTTACATCTATTGCATTGATTGGTTCTTACGAGGTTGGATAATTTGTACAGAATAATAGAGGAATGGGCGACAAAGAATTCAGCTGAAGATATTTTCATGCTGACCCAACAAATTGAAGAATTGGTCAGGTCGTTGATGTCAGCAAAGGATAAATATCCACCTTCATGTGCTTCCCTTCAAAGGTTAATTTTGTCATCTTTGCAACGATAGGCGATAGCAAGCTTCTCAATGACTCATTCATCTAGTCATCCATGCTTTGATTAGTGATAAAGAGCAAATAATGGAGGATTATTTTTGAATGTACAAAAAAAAGTAGATGGCTATGGTTAATTGATAATTCCGTGGGGTAAGCCAAAATGTGGATAAATGATCACAGCATTGGAGTTGTTAGGCGACCCTCAAATGAGACTACCATGGAAACACTAAGAATTTTGTAGTAATTATCCTGAGCTTAAGAAATGCATGAGGGCGGAATTATTTTCACAGAAGCTATTTGATCATGGTGAATTTACATATATACATTGGGGAAAAAAAGGGCTGAGCGTAGCTTTAGATTCGAAGATTAGAGATCTAACTTGTATTCCTTCAGAGTTCAGATGATCAGTAAGAGTAGTGTGATGTCATATTGCCGTGCGTCTGGAGTTCTTGTTACTATATAGATTTTGTTTAAAATTGTAGGATTAGTTTATACTCCTTAATTTTCTATATGTATCCATTATTGTAACTGGCTGGGCTGCTGTTTTTCAATGAAATTGTATTTACAAAAAATGTATTACAAATTTCGAGACATCATGACATGTATGATGTTAAATGTTGAGGATCATGAGTCAAAATGTCGATGAGTCTTGTAGCTATTAAATTAAACCATAGGAAAGCTTACACATGTTCCATACTAtctatttggaacatttatgtTCCAATCAGCAGAGGAGTTAAGATAGATTGTGGGCACTAAATTAAGGTACTTGAAAAGAAACGCCTTTCAATATGGTCAAATGGAATTCTAAACAAAACCCTTTACGTGCTTATTGAACATGTAAAAGATGTTTCAGTAGTTAGTATTAtataatgtaaaaaattaaagaaaattaaagcaaaCTGATAATGTACCCATCTTTATCGATTTTCttattgaaataaaattttaaagttacTGCAATTACATGGATagaaattttgatataaattgtttttggtttttattaatattgaaatgcatggaaaatatgataACTGTGAAAAATTGAGTATAAGAGTGTACTCTGCATTGTATAATTATATCTTATGTTTTTAACCTATTTCTATCCTTGCCatcaattaatataaatatattctaaattctaatatcatattattattattattattattattattattattattattattaatgctATTATTTATATCCAAAAACATTCATACAAAAACATACCAAAATGTGGCATTGTTAAGAACTTAATAGATAGGGAATACACAAAATCATACTAAAATTGTACCATGTCCTAAACATGGACATTCTCTATTTTATCCTTTTAGTAAAATACTTTacctttgaaaaaaaaaatcatattaaagttagtcaaattaaaattatatactGAATACTAAAGTCAGGGAATCTAAACTTTCAAGTTCAATGCAATGAATATTCCAATTGAAATCACTACTACACTACCAGGAAAAAAAACTATCTTAACAACAATTACATGACATACACAGCAAATTTTATTACCATATTAACTTTACAAATTTTTAGACAAGAAATGAATAGTATATCATTATCTTATAACATTCCAAATATTTATGGTAAAGATTAAATACTACTGATATGACAATTATAGTTATAAATAAATGATATTATGCTTGagtcaaaataataatagaaaacaaaatttacaTCAAACATATATCCTATAacatttcaaatatttattataaatattaaatactaTTGATTTGACTATTATATTATACAGAATTGAATAACTATCATTGTTAAGTCAAAATGATAATGAAAGAAAATTAATCATCCTTACATTGTATACGGCTCACGAAAACAATTTTTTAGATACCAAAATCCTGTATTAAAAGAATCTCAAAATCCTTTAGGACCACTCTCTTTCAAAACAGTGGGCTTTTCAGCCATGGCAAGACAATAACGGGCAATCTCCCTGAACTTTGGAACGCTCCTAAGGTGTACCTTGGTGCCATCTTTCAAGGTGATCACAATGTCACCCCACTCACCAATGAATCTTGGCACTACCTGAAAGTATGAATTTCAGTACTCATTCAATCAAAAAAAGATtcatcataaaaactaaaatatctaCATTTAGATCATCATATTCAAGCTCATTTACTCTTTCAATTAAAAGTTAGATTTCAGGAAGAAACTTAAATACAAATGGCATAACTAATAAATGTAAGATATGTTTTGATGTTAACCTAAAATTTAGCGAgattaactaaattttaaaatccttaATTGGGATGGCCGTGAAAAACTTGTATACGCTGTGGAGCCTTATTTGTGAGTAGTGTGGACTCAATACTGAATTAAGATGACTAGACATATAGACATAATCTACCATTCAATTATTAGAATAATTCTTGCATGTTAAGATACAAAAACATTCATAATTCATGTTCATCTAATAATCATATTATACTCAATGACACCATGATCAGTAATTAGGCTACAGAACATACTTGAATCACCCTTATTCTTGAAATTAACATACTAAATATTGAATCCCAAAATTGCAAGAAGTGTTCAAGCAGTAATTTGTAATAAATTCCTGTAAGATCTAACTATATGAATATACTAAAACAAGATGTGATTTGAAAAAACAATATTAGCTCAAAGAATGATGACGCTGctgaaattagaaaaaaaaaagcaaaatagAAATAGATAACTTGAAAAAGAAGGAAGTGTTGCATTTGATTGTAAGTCTAGAGAATAAGTGTCTACACCACACTTGCATCTCAAATCAAGAATCTCTTCGAATCATTCAATAACTAACTGAATTCTGGCTCTAACTAATTGCACAATGTACAACCTACTAACTGAATTTTGTTTTCACCCTTAATATATACGACACTTGAGAGTCCAAAGATTAATATCACTGAATTATATacaatttagaatttaaagataATGTCACCTGAACATCTTTGACAACTGAATAGGAAAAATCGCTGCGGTCCTCACCGGTGAGACCAGAGATAACAGTCACTCTAAGGTTGGTAAACCTATACCTCAAGTTGAAAGCACGGGACACCGCAGCAAGAGTCAGAGGGAGCCACAACAAGGTGAATCCAAGGAGAAGGTTGGCCAAGAGATCTCCGTAGTGGGCTCCGCCgtcaaaaaatataatttcaccCGCGGGTTTTGATGGGCTGGAAGCTGGGGTTGTGGTGGTGCTAGGGGGTTTGTTGGTAGGAGAGGAAGACACACGAAGCTTTGTGATTGGTCTGCGGTGTGGAGTCAGAAACTTAGGGAAGAGTGATACAGAGGTACGGTGGGTGATGACAGCACTAGTGATGATTGGTGGTGGCAAGAAGAGTGGTGTGGTAGCCATGAGTGAGAGTAGTGTACTGTTGAGCGTTATGTTCTTTTAACTCTTCAATTATATTATCCGAAATATTAAATTGAGTGGCAGAGAAAAAacataatagaataaaaaaaatcttttctttgttttatttttccttCTCTCTCACTATCTTATGGTTGATGATGTAGCCAAGTCGCCtcactattttatttttgtccgAGTACATTAGAGTACAAAGAAATTGAAAAGCGAAGCTTACATAACACAAATAAGTTCCGTTTGTAAAacttcaaaaataatttttgagttttgatttaTGAAAAGTAATAGTTTTAATGtttggtataatttttaaaatcaaattgtatttttttaaaaagttatttaagagtttataaaaaagttaaaaaaatttatttttttttaaaataaaaaactttttatcatatttttttaaaataaatatttttagaattaaaaatccaaatacaaaataacttatttataaattatttttaatataattagttattatttaacctattaaaaagtttaattaaattatttatttaaattagaccTAATTCCTCTAGCAGGTCTATTGACCATAGATCCAATTtgaaagaaattatttttatatcatCCAATGCATTTGATGGCCACTTAAATCTGATAAACATATGGTAAGATTCAAATAACCTAACAGAAAAAAATTCCTTTAGTCTTGAAGAGAACAAAACAAAACATAAGcctaaaaagaaagaaatattgtCCTTAATAATGATTCTTCTTACTTTAAGAATAGAATAAAACAAttcctttaaaaaaattttaaatatattttgaatttgaattttaactttaattttaaaattaataattttaaataatttgttttATTCTTACAAAATATGCATATTTAGTGTTAGCCTCATTATATAATTGGTTTATTGACATAGTAGCATTgcattattattagttattacacatattaaaaacataaataatgtTTGAAAATCAGGTTTGATAGATAAAGTTACTATTATTTAAGAAAGCTAATTTAATTAACCAAAAGCCATAGATTTTATGTCAACCCAATAATTATgggtaaaaattttattattaatatacaTATTAAATTGTAACGAAGAAAAGGTTTATGTTAAATTAAACTAAACATTTTTTATACTGTGATTGTTTGTTTATTGTTCTTTCAAAGATACTTATTAATTTTGAATATCTATGTATACTTGTGAATTACTCAGTTATAATGTTAGAAGATAAGTGGTCCtacaaaaatatttgtaaatattaaaagaatattatggattttttttttcaccagTAAAATTAAAGTAGTAAGAATCGAATTGGTGATCGAACCGGtaaaattattgatttattagTTTACTAGTTCAATCCATAAATTACTGGTTGAATCGATagaatcaattttatatatataaaaaatataagagtaaaaaaaatgagtaaaatAACAGTTAAGTCCTTGAAGTTTTCGAGTTCGAATTAATTAGTGcttgaaaaaaataaacaatttgCTTCTCCATGATAGTAAACTGTGCACACGTTATGTCCCTCTATGAATTTATCATGCAAAATTTAATGATGATACTTATATGTCCCTACTAATTAGTACTAAGTAGAAAAAAAAGatcctctttattttttttactcgagagaataaagtgtgatttcTCACCTTTAATTCTATAAGTGGGACCAGAAATTAATAAGAGAGAGACCAATGAATGGTGAGATCAAACACTAAACActatatagtttttttttttcactaaaaaAGATCCACTCTCAAATCGAAATCCTAAAGATCTACTACTTCACCCAATACtctacaaaatttaaaataaatatctttactaacattttaatatataaatataaatattaagatatttaatatttattttaataattgtataaattctaaaaaattataaattaaaaaaataaatataaaactaaaattaaattaaataaatataaaataattcagTTGTATacgtatataatatatatatatatatatatatatatatatatatataataactagCACATAAAATAGTACAGGAGTATTCCTCGAGCTAAAGGAGTAGCTGAGTAATCCTCGAGCTACCAAGAAGCTTGGAGCACTCTACGGAATAGGAGCACGGCAGAACTAGTCAGTTAACGAATTTGCATCGAACTGGCTGATTTTGGTCGATTTGTGACGAACCGTTAGATTTTTGGTGATTTAATTACGTTTTTAATCCAAATTTTCAATCGAATCGGTTAAATTATTGGtttatcaattttttagttAGGAGTATACATGGGTCGGGTGAAGCCGGGTTTGATAGGACCcagacccgacccgaaatatacaccgggtctatttattagacccgaacccgaccctagacccgatgaaaccaATACACTTTCGGGCCACAATTATATCGGGTGAAAACCGGGTGAAACCGGGCCGTTAACATTACATTACGTTGATACCTTCTTGTAAGCTAAcatgtaaaaatatccaaatttctaagactccaaccattatttaacatggtaaaattcacttagaaaaatataacaagaaccaacccttctttaaaattaaagcataaccacaatcaatactaaagcaaaaccacaatcaatactaatattgtctaataataccaaatatttaaatcaatacaaataacacaatattatgcattagtctaaagtcttatgcattctaaacataaaacattaacttatagtcttataatgactaataacacaaactattaaggtttacaatacttaaatttcaCATAAGAATAGTCAtgatccatcactaataacaaaaaatattaattgtgtatgatgaccgggccACCGGGCCGACTTCGGGTGACCCGAGCTATAACCcagacccgacccgaaataatgaccgggtctatttttgagacccttacccaaccctaaacccgatgaaatcacaccaaattagcccCTAAAGTGTTCGAGACCGGGTCGGACCTTCGAACCGGGCCGGGTCTGTGCACCCCTATTTTTAGTCAAATcgatcaattcaattcaattcttacaactataataaaatattttagcaAATACTAAAGagattataataaatattaacaATTTGACATTTATAAAtctataattaaatattttataatctTAAAAATTATGGCAATTGCGtcttaatattttaaaactTGAATATATCATCTCTTCagtgtctatatatatatataaatataaggAGTGAAACATATTATAGAAAAAAGTAAATATAAATCTAAAGaagttaaattaaataaaaatatttatatatttctagaGTATATTTAATATGCATTTTAGAAATATTTACAGTTGTacattcaatttttatttaaaataataaaaaatgacataaaattctaaaaatatataattataaatatttttaaatatatattaaatatacatttttgaaaaaacaaaggaaaaaaaagtgaGTGATAGCATGCATAGACAAGATTAACAATAGTAGACTCCAACCCACTCAAATCACATGGCCAAGCTCTAGCCATGATCcctcttttatttctttcttcatttttttttcaaactctaaagaatcctatttaattttctgcatctACCTTATATATACAAGTTTGTATAGGTAGTAATGATAGGGTAGGGTAGGATTTGGACCCAACCCTAATCCTACTGGCAGGTTGAGCCCTATCCTACTTACGGGTTAAGAATATGCTAACCTTAATCTTATCTATTCTCAATCCGTAGATACCCAATCCTAAATATAGATTAGCAAAAAGATGCAACATTATTCTATAACCTAATAAGTatgtaaattaaaaattcaatacaaaCAACGCAATCATCCTAAAAAACAACATAATTATTCCACAAACAACATAAACATAAAATGTTCAATTCTGTATAGCACAGTATAACATCCTgttaccctaagccttacctaATGCCGTAAAACAAAGGATAACAAAGTACCACGATATTTTTAAAActcatataatattatatatagaaagaattaACAATATTAGAAGCTCAATGAAGGAATAAAGCTCAAAATAGAGACTGAAAAGTGAGAAGCGTTCACACGATAACTAAAAGCGTAAATGATAAGATATATAAGACAAGGATACAAATGATCACCAGAATATAGAAATATATAAGTATAATAGCCAAAGGATACTAGCTGCAGCCCGCGGAGTTTAGGCCGACTAGACATATACAGACATAACAGAGTGTTTGATTTAAAACAGCATATACATCCTGTCTCTCAAGTTTAGCCTCTAAGGAAACAAAATATAAAGTACAAAAGTGAGAGAACTACAACAGAATATCCAAAAATACAAAAGATGATAAAGATCCTCCATTTTGTTACCATCCCgtaactcaccgaggtgggttacgacctgcatctgaaaaagaACAATaacatatggtatgagaaccagaggtttcagtatggtaacagtgcccaatatATAAGATGTAAGGTTCtgggacgccaaaggcaattCTAACTTAAGGAATTTCTAACTAACATAACACCACTATCCCATAGCCTTCGCCAGCCTAACCTCCATgtgatcccatcgccaccgcctaccGAGCCTCCTCAATCCTAGTAGAAAGCACAAGTAATTGCAGGCAAGTAAAACATAAGTAATTTTGCATATACAACAAGTAAAACAAATAGCAAGTAAAACATGTGATTCATGTAGGCATAACAGAAGTTAAGTAAAGCAAACAAACAGTtagaagatgcacatgatgaatgcctgtcctattggcttgtgatatcacttgtcggtccATAATTGTCAACCCGACACATCCTCCTAGATGTAGCCTTCCTACCACGTCTGAGGATATAGTGTCTGGCACGCTTTTGTTCCGAGGATATAGTGCTTGGCACACTATCGTTCCGAGGATAGTGCCTGACACACTTGCATGCTCATTCCGAGGATATAGTGCTTGAAACACTCTTGCGGTAGAGACGGTTATATGAGCGGGATACCACCCCAGCCCTCACATCTCAATGTAAGCGGGATTAACCTACCGTTCTTACGTCGTCGCTACGACCTCGACAAGCGAGATTAACCTACCATCCTTGTTAGGTGCATAGCTCAACAGTCTCATCACAAATcattccaaggatatagtgcctgcaCACTATCgttccaaggatatagtgcctggcacactcTCAATATCCAGCAAGTTCCATTCATAGTCAAGTCATCAACCTCATTAACCATACTCATTCATTTCCAAGTCCCAACAACTTCTCAATTCCTCAAGTTCACAAGTTCATCATCACAATAGCACTCCACCAGAATTTCCCGACTAGTCCATCCTCAGTACTTCGAAAACCAAAGTCTCCATCTTCTAAACTCATACAAAAGTTTATGCAATTAAGTCATTAACCTATCTTTAGTAATATTAGGACCTAATTACTAGATAGTGTTCTTAAACGGTACTTAAAGAATGTTTGGAAGGCTAGATAATCCTtgaaaagtaaagaaaaataatttttcagcAAAACAGGAGTCTCGCATATGTGATAAATGAAAATTATTGCCGGTTAAgaatcaatcaaaacaagaatcaaTTCATTAGTTgcatagtccaaaccaacaatgAATTCTCATAATCAAATGTTAATTCAAAGGATGTCacaatcaatacaaaataaccGGGAGTTTGAATTTCCCAgacgttctccctaggaattgcaattAAGTGTTTAATTATTGGCTCTGAGGGAGGCAAGGGGTTTGTGATGGCAagaagcaagaaattaaaattcaagaAAGCAAATAAGCATGTGAGGAAATCAAAACTCAAAGCAAGTAAATTCAAGGGTGATTAACCAAGGAAAAGGGGAATTCAAATGCAATAAAAACCTCTTGGCAAGTAATTGAGAGCTGGTTACCTATCCTAGccattgaccacaaacacatgatgattatgaagagttaatcctacctagtcaaccctacatcgaggacaagtcaaataggcatagttgATTCCAATCCCTAAGTCCTAAGTCAACACTATTGGGTCACTTAGAGTCAAGGGAAACCAAATCACTTAACTATTGtaatatatcaaacaagaatggacatcaatgactcaagggtCACCAAGGTCAtcaattccaagccaagagtgaagaaaaactaagtaaaaactaagccaagcattttatcaaatacttggtgtgcatgaaaataaaataatattaaattgcattaaaaataaaagctaACTACCAAAGGCAAGAAAATGATAACaacaactaaagaaagcaataaatgaacataaaacataaatcgcattaattgaaaattaaaataacaagagtgtgcataaacataaaaggtaactaaaatgagaaattaacaagatAAACAAAGGAAATTAAGACAATAGAACAAGAAAAGGTAGAAGAGACtagatgaaaacaagaattaaaagtagaaatGGCAtggaaattaaactaaaaaccctaggttctagagagaaggaggagcttctctctctagaaaatgaaCTACATGATGCTAAAGTAACCCTAATTGCTCCCTCCCTTCACATGGAAGGAAGCCTTCTTTGATATAGCACTCAATCAGCTTTAGAAGATCCAAAATTGGGCCCTAGAGGCCCAAAAATTGCCCCCAACGATTTGCATTAAAAGAGTCACGTGCTGGAACTTGTGCGTATGCATaggtgtgtgcgtacgcacacttgctGATTTTCTTCTTGGGTGCACGAACAGGAttttgtgcgtacacacacatAGCTTTGTGgttcttgtgcgtacgcacagtaGGTTGTGCGCAGGCACACGccagttgatgagcggatattttatacgctttttggtagtattttcatatagtttttagcatgttttattcactttttgttgtgattttattaatttttattcaaaaatcacatttatggacttcactatgggtttgtgtgtttttctgtaatttcagatattttttggctgaaattgagggacttgagcaaaaatatgattcagaggctgagaaaggactacagatgctgttggattctgaccctcctacactcgaaatggattttctggagctaaagaagctcaattggtgcgctctcaattgcgttgaaaagtagatatcttgggctttctagaaatgtataatagcccatactttgcctgagatttgatggcccaaactggcatttaacgccagctagAAACCCTTTTCTGGCAAAAAACGCTAGAACTAGCACcaaaactggcaccaaagctggcgtttaactccaggaatgacctatgcacgtgaaagcttcaaatctcagcccaaacactcaccaagtagaacccggaagtggatttctgcagtATCTGTACTTAGTTACTCAATTTTTGTAaacttaggt
The genomic region above belongs to Arachis stenosperma cultivar V10309 chromosome 5, arast.V10309.gnm1.PFL2, whole genome shotgun sequence and contains:
- the LOC130982543 gene encoding uncharacterized protein LOC130982543, with translation MATTPLFLPPPIITSAVITHRTSVSLFPKFLTPHRRPITKLRVSSSPTNKPPSTTTTPASSPSKPAGEIIFFDGGAHYGDLLANLLLGFTLLWLPLTLAAVSRAFNLRYRFTNLRVTVISGLTGEDRSDFSYSVVKDVQVVPRFIGEWGDIVITLKDGTKVHLRSVPKFREIARYCLAMAEKPTVLKESGPKGF